A window of Nicotiana tabacum cultivar K326 chromosome 24, ASM71507v2, whole genome shotgun sequence contains these coding sequences:
- the LOC107805010 gene encoding cis-prenyltransferase 4, chloroplastic-like → MAFSLQHRQLFHSPTRFSSQPKSITNHSLISLKIPTRLSNHPLAFAQNAAISQIDSEKAALLPPPLRKELMPNHVAVIMDGNRRWAKMKGLPIALGYEAGVRALRNLVQLCCDWGISVLTVFAFSSDNWFRPKMEVDFLMGLFERGLKNELEDFGRAGIRMSIIGDSSKLPKSLQDLIDKAVKTTKENSRLHLVVAVNYSGQYDVVQAFQNIAQKVKDGVIEPKDVDSFLVEQELQTSCTDFPCPDLLIRTSGEQRLSNFLLWQLAYTELFFSHSHWPDFGETEFLEALCSFQQRQRRYGAQSS, encoded by the exons ATGGCGTTCTCCCTCCAGCACCGGCAACTCTTCCATTCGCCCACCAGATTTAGTTCTCAACCAAAATCAATAACTAACCACTCTCTAATCTCTCTCAAAATACCAACAAGACTATCTAATCATCCACTCGCCTTTGCTCAAAACGCCGCCATAAGCCAAATCGACAGTGAGAAAGCTGCCTTATTGCCTCCGCCACTGAGGAAAGAATTAATGCCGAACCATGTTGCGGTGATAATGGATGGGAATAGAAGGTGGGCTAAAATGAAAGGATTGCCTATTGCCTTAGGTTACGAAGCGGGTGTTCGAGCACTTAGGAATCTTGTTCAGCTGTGTTGCGACTGGGGAATTAGTGTTCTTACTGTCTTTGCTTTTTCCTCCGATAATTGGTTCCGTCCTAAA ATGGAAGTTGATTTTTTGATGGGCTTGTTCGAAAGAGGGCTAAAAAATGAACTTGAAGATTTTGGGAG AGCAGGGATTCGGATGTCTATAATTGGAGACTCCAGTAAGCTCCCCAAGTCATTGCAGGACTTAATAGATAAAGCTGTGAAGACTACTAAGGAAAATTCACGACTTCACCTCGTTGTTGCAGTCAACTACAGTGGACAGTATGATGTTGTACAAGCTTTTCAAAACATTGCTCAAAAAGTGAAGGATGGCGTTATCGAACCCAAAGACGTAGATAGTTTCCTTGTAGAGCAGGAGTTACAAACAAGCTGTACTGATTTTCCGTGTCCTGATTTACTTATAAGGACTAGTGGGGAGCAAAGACTTAGCAATTTCTTACTCTGGCAGTTGGCCTACACTGAACTGTTCTTTTCACATTCACATTGGCCTGATTTTGGAGAAACTGAATTTTTGGAGGCTTTATGTTCCTTCCAGCAAAGGCAGAGGCGCTATGGTGCACAGAGTTCCTAG